Genomic segment of Cytophagia bacterium CHB2:
AAGTGGAAGAAACCGGCATCGTCGAGATCAGCTCGGGTTCTTTGGCGTTTGACAATGGCAGCACCTACGAACATGCCCGCGATGGCGGCAGCATACCCGTAGCGACGTGGGGACAGGGATCAACGGCGCTTCTGACTGGCACCATCCAGGACGCGCCGGCCAACAGAAATCAAAGCTTCTACAACTTCACCTTCAACACGCCCAATCTGGGCCGCAACCGCGACATGGGGTGGAATGACATCGTCATCGGCGGCGTTGTGAGAGTGATCAATACTGGCGCATTTCGATGGCAATTGACTTCCATTGCCGCCAACGACACGGCGGCGTTCGCGATCATGGGTGATGTGATCGTCGAGGACGGCCAATTTGCGGTGCAGGGCACCAGCAATGCGCAGACTACATTCATCGTCCATCATTACGGCAACCTCAATGTCACCGGCGGCAACTTCTCCCTTGCGCGGGGATCACAAGGCAATGGCAGCGGAACGACAACATGGTATTTGCATCAAGGCAATTTCTCGATGGACAGCGCTGCGACGCAAAACTCCAATCCCACGCCAGGGAATGCAAAATTCGTGTTGGCGAAAAACGACACGCAGCAAGTGGCATTCAAGAACGTGACCTATGCCGGCGGCCGGATTCATTTCGAAGTTGCCGATTCGAGCACCATGGCAATCATCGGGCCTTTTGTCGTCAACGGAAATCTGGTCAATCGTGGCGCCGTCGTGCCGCAAGATACGCTGACCTTCACCAATGGTGCGGTTTATGAACACGCCCGCAACGGTGGCAGCGTGCCCTTGGCTGTCTGGCAGGAAGGTTCGGCCGCATTGTTCACCGGCATAACCAGCACCGCGCCCGAAAATCGCGGACAGGATT
This window contains:
- a CDS encoding T9SS C-terminal target domain-containing protein; translated protein: MKIVKRTICAAAIAVFISSPALAQQAGDYRSAASGNWGDASTWETFDGTNWVAAVNAPAGSETITVRGDDTVRVDIAVSVAGYVKVEETGIVEISSGSLAFDNGSTYEHARDGGSIPVATWGQGSTALLTGTIQDAPANRNQSFYNFTFNTPNLGRNRDMGWNDIVIGGVVRVINTGAFRWQLTSIAANDTAAFAIMGDVIVEDGQFAVQGTSNAQTTFIVHHYGNLNVTGGNFSLARGSQGNGSGTTTWYLHQGNFSMDSAATQNSNPTPGNAKFVLAKNDTQQVAFKNVTYAGGRIHFEVADSSTMAIIGPFVVNGNLVNRGAVVPQDTLTFTNGAVYEHARNGGSVPLAVWQEGSAALFTGITSTAPENRGQDYYHLTLNTPGLTSNRDLALDGNTISGNLTVISTGS